A stretch of Microcoleus sp. FACHB-68 DNA encodes these proteins:
- a CDS encoding type I restriction endonuclease gives MVRAIPASNLFLEYLQEKFNLQRTYNDQFFTEWSTNLPELSNLEKQTLDRVKSNYLHLTESRPMIESLVQMVVLSPLLDLAGFYQPPFKVEAEVPVQISIEDEDEVVQGRIDVLMLRNQLWLLAIESKRGGLSLEPAMPQALAYMLANPATEKPAFGFITNGSNFIFLKLSKQGTPQYAYSYEFTLRRGNEDFYNVLSILKRLGQLILQ, from the coding sequence ATGGTTCGAGCCATTCCAGCTAGTAATCTTTTCCTGGAATATTTGCAAGAAAAGTTCAATCTACAACGCACTTATAATGACCAATTTTTTACAGAATGGTCAACGAATTTACCGGAACTTTCTAATCTAGAAAAACAAACTTTAGATCGGGTTAAGAGCAATTATTTGCACTTGACTGAGAGTCGCCCTATGATAGAAAGCCTCGTGCAAATGGTGGTGCTATCGCCGCTGCTGGATCTAGCCGGCTTTTACCAACCTCCTTTTAAAGTCGAAGCAGAAGTGCCGGTGCAAATCTCTATTGAGGATGAAGACGAAGTTGTTCAGGGACGCATTGATGTTTTAATGTTGCGAAATCAATTGTGGTTACTCGCCATCGAATCTAAACGCGGTGGCTTATCCCTTGAACCGGCAATGCCACAAGCATTGGCTTATATGCTGGCTAACCCCGCCACAGAAAAACCCGCCTTTGGATTTATCACAAATGGCAGTAATTTTATTTTCTTAAAACTGTCTAAGCAAGGAACACCCCAATATGCCTATTCCTATGAATTCACGCTTCGACGAGGAAATGAAGATTTCTACAACGTCCTAAGCATTTTAAAGCGATTGGGTCAATTAATCTTGCAATGA
- a CDS encoding recombinase family protein: MKIIAYSYTDPLFEPAPDRFIWGWEVDRVYQDLGERAQLQQLLQDCQTETPDYLLIRRLEELGDSVQDVCHHLSEIESLGIKLIATNSEIQTQDLELKKAALLQLLNEIQQNQRSRRIRQGHARNRIKALPPPGKAPYGYRRGKDRYALDRSAAPVVKDFFEQFLLYGSLRGAVRYLEQKHGKKISVSTGRQWLTNPVYRGDLEYQNGEVISNTHVPIISREEAAQVERILRRNRRMPPRTASAPRSLSGLVVCGECHSSMTVSRVTTFRKDREYLYLRPTACPKQPKCKAIPYEQVLEQTIEGICRDLPRAVAGINMPDMDKIKSGIAGTIATKQDILSQLPNLTATGILDTETAELRAYKLRTEISELQSRLAQLPPVNLREIAQAVSIPQFWLDLSESERRFYFREFIRQIEISRHESTLHLQLLFIF, translated from the coding sequence ATGAAAATCATTGCTTATTCTTACACCGATCCTTTGTTTGAACCGGCACCTGATCGCTTTATCTGGGGTTGGGAAGTAGATCGCGTTTATCAAGACTTAGGCGAACGGGCACAACTTCAGCAACTTTTACAAGATTGCCAAACCGAAACCCCTGACTATTTATTAATTCGACGTTTAGAAGAATTGGGTGATTCAGTGCAGGATGTATGCCATCACCTTTCTGAAATTGAATCTTTGGGCATCAAATTGATTGCCACCAACTCAGAAATACAAACTCAGGACTTAGAACTTAAAAAAGCAGCCTTACTCCAACTGCTTAATGAAATCCAGCAAAATCAGCGTAGCCGGCGCATTCGTCAAGGACACGCCCGCAATCGCATTAAAGCCTTGCCACCTCCCGGTAAAGCCCCCTACGGATACCGCAGAGGTAAAGATCGCTACGCCCTTGATCGCAGTGCCGCGCCGGTGGTTAAAGACTTTTTTGAACAGTTTCTTCTCTATGGTTCCTTGCGCGGTGCTGTGCGCTATTTAGAGCAAAAACACGGTAAAAAAATCTCGGTTTCTACAGGCCGGCAGTGGCTAACAAATCCTGTTTATCGGGGCGATTTAGAATATCAAAATGGCGAAGTTATTTCTAACACCCACGTCCCAATTATTTCACGGGAAGAAGCTGCCCAAGTCGAGCGAATTTTGCGCCGCAACCGGCGGATGCCTCCCCGTACCGCCAGTGCTCCCCGTTCCCTCTCCGGCTTGGTTGTATGCGGGGAATGCCACTCATCAATGACAGTGTCTCGCGTTACCACCTTTCGCAAAGATCGGGAATATCTCTATCTGCGCCCCACCGCCTGCCCTAAACAACCCAAATGTAAAGCCATTCCTTATGAGCAAGTTTTAGAGCAAACAATTGAGGGAATTTGTCGGGATTTACCCCGTGCAGTTGCCGGCATCAATATGCCAGATATGGATAAAATCAAAAGTGGAATTGCCGGCACCATTGCAACTAAGCAAGACATCCTTTCTCAACTTCCCAACCTCACTGCCACCGGCATTCTCGACACAGAAACCGCAGAATTACGTGCCTACAAACTCCGCACAGAAATTTCCGAACTGCAAAGCCGGCTAGCTCAACTGCCGCCAGTGAATTTACGCGAGATTGCCCAAGCTGTTTCTATCCCGCAATTTTGGCTAGATTTATCAGAATCAGAGCGTCGATTTTACTTCCGAGAATTTATCCGTCAAATAGAAATTAGTCGCCACGAATCAACTTTGCATCTGCAACTTCTTTTCATCTTTTAA
- a CDS encoding ATP-binding protein, producing MDELTKHLEQRNAELEQKVAELSRQVQRKDLRLKEAMTQMKQMQEHLVQMEKMSMLGQMVAGISHEINNPINFIYGNLPYVEEHIEALLKVIDVYQSAYQINAAVEDVLLEVELDYVLEDLPRIVESMKLGAERIRELVLNLRNFYRLDECQMKEADINSGIESTLVMLHNRYKQKIEIVRQYGELPPVECHINQLSQVFMNLLSNAIDALLAKEAKNGQSDEEIAAGASNKKQIAIATQLVGADRISISISDNGLGINPEVKTRVFEPFFTTKPIGVGTGLGLSISHQIVTETHGGNIYCFSTLGEGTTFIVELPVYQSNRREAEERSLIIN from the coding sequence ATGGACGAGTTAACTAAACATCTAGAGCAACGTAATGCCGAACTGGAGCAAAAGGTTGCTGAATTGAGCCGGCAAGTGCAGCGTAAAGACTTGCGCCTTAAAGAAGCCATGACACAAATGAAGCAGATGCAGGAGCATCTGGTTCAGATGGAAAAGATGTCGATGCTGGGTCAGATGGTTGCCGGTATTTCTCATGAAATCAATAACCCGATTAACTTTATTTACGGGAATTTACCGTATGTAGAGGAGCATATAGAAGCGCTGTTAAAGGTAATAGACGTTTACCAGTCGGCTTATCAAATAAATGCTGCGGTTGAGGATGTACTTTTAGAGGTGGAACTAGATTATGTTCTAGAAGATTTGCCGCGTATTGTGGAGTCGATGAAGCTGGGTGCGGAAAGAATTCGAGAATTGGTTCTCAACTTACGCAATTTCTATCGCCTCGACGAATGCCAGATGAAAGAAGCGGATATAAATTCCGGCATTGAAAGTACGCTGGTAATGCTGCACAACCGTTACAAACAAAAAATTGAAATTGTACGGCAATACGGCGAACTGCCGCCGGTGGAGTGCCACATTAACCAGTTGAGTCAGGTGTTTATGAATCTTCTCAGCAATGCGATTGATGCGTTGTTAGCAAAAGAGGCAAAAAATGGGCAGTCGGATGAAGAAATTGCTGCCGGCGCTTCTAACAAAAAGCAAATTGCGATTGCTACACAACTGGTGGGTGCCGACCGAATTTCGATCAGTATTTCTGATAATGGGCTGGGGATTAATCCGGAAGTGAAAACCCGTGTATTTGAGCCGTTTTTCACGACGAAACCGATAGGCGTTGGCACGGGATTGGGATTATCTATTTCTCACCAAATTGTCACGGAAACTCACGGCGGCAATATTTATTGTTTTTCAACATTGGGTGAAGGGACAACTTTTATTGTAGAGCTGCCGGTGTATCAGTCTAACAGACGCGAGGCTGAGGAACGATCCTTAATCATTAATTAG